The Helicobacter canis genomic sequence ATTTGGGGGAGAAGAGTCGCTTGTTTGCATTAAACTCTTTGGTCTTGGTCTCGCCTGTAATGCTAGCTATGTGTAGCTTAGGGTAGCTAGCCTGCAAGCTTTGCTTAATGGTCTCGCAAGTGATGATAGACTCGCTAAAGATTAGGAGCTTCTGGCTGTGGATACTCTCGCCTAGGGCGTCTATGATCTTGCATACTTGGGTAAATTTCTCGCTTCTAGCAAAGTGCTTTTGCGCATTGTAGGGGGAGATCCTTTCAAGGATAGATTCTAGCTTGGATAAATCCTGCTCACATAGCTCTCTAAAGCGCGGAGATAGCTTGGTGATATAGCCATATTCGTAGCATTTCTTGAGTCTTGTGGGGAAGATCGCGGCATCTTCATCAAGCAAGTCATCTTGCCTTTCTTCTAGCTCTTTGGCAGAGAGGAAGCTGCGGTGGTAGGCGATGATCGTGCCTAGGATTTTGGAGAATGCATCTAGGGAGGATTCTAGGGCTTTTAGCAAGCTCATCGCTAGGAAGCCCCTTGGCGTGGTGTAGTCGCCTAGATTTTCTAGCTGCTTGTCTTGTAGGATTTCTCTAATGGAGTCTGGGAGAAAGGGGTAGGGGTCATAGATACTAAAGCTGATAGACTCACTTGTCTTATCATCGCCAAGTCCTAGGATTTGCACAAGCTCTTCATAGCTAAAGTCTATCCCACTAGGCACGCTTGATAGGAAGAGCTTGGGCGCGATGTGGGCTTTGGGGAGGTGCTTGCCCCAAAGCTTTAGCTGGGATTCTATCTCGCTGCTTTGTGTGGTGTAGATAGTATGGGTGAGCCTATAAAAGTCCTTGTGGATTGGGGCGTTGGACTCTAGGGCTTTGTCTGCTTGGGCGCAGACTCTAGCTAGGTTTAGCGTGTCGCCGCCTATGGTGATTGTGGGGTTGATTAGGGCTAGTTGATTGGATAAATCGGTGATTTTGTTGTTGATAGGTGTCGCGCTAAGGAGCAACAGGCGTGCGGATTTGCTGAGATTGGCTTGGAGCTTGTCGTATTGGTTTTGGCGTGATTTTGCCGAGCCGTTGCGGAGATTGTGGCTCTCATCGATGATGATAAGGCTGGCGTATTTAAGTAGTTTTTGCACTTTTTCATCTGGGTTGGCGGCTTGGTGGTAGCTTATGATATGGGTGCAGAAGCTAAGGTCTGCTATAAATGTGTCGTGTGGGCTTTGCGGAGCTTGGCTAAAGTAGCTCTCCCACTGGGCACAGAGCTTGGGAGGGGTGATTATGACAATATTGCTATATGCGCTTAGCACGCCTAGGGCGGTGAGTGTTTTACCCGCGCCCACAGAGTCCGCGCATAGGGCTACCTTGTAGGTTTTAAGCCGCTTTTGCAGCTCTTTTGCCGCTTTTTGCTGGAAAGGATAGAGTCCAAATGCCTTGCTCCCTTGCTCTATAAGCGCATTTTCATCACTATCTAGATCGGCTTCTGGGTGCTCTAGCAGGGCATAGAGCTTGGCGAAAATATCCTTAGGGCTGTGGTAGAAAAAGCTCGTGCTTAGGGCTTCTTGGACTTGCTTGGTGCTATCTTGGCAGGCGTGTAGCATTTGGTAGAAATACTCTAGGGCGGCTTGCGTGTCGGCTTTGGAGTCGCATACTAGGTTTAGCTCTTTGTTGCTCTTATTGTCATAGAGTCCTAATCCGCTGGCGGTGAAATTTGAGCTGCCGATGATGGCAGTTTGCGTGCGATTTGGCGTGTCTTTGGTGTGGAAGACATAGAGCTTTGCGTGGATAAGAGTGCTTTTTTCTTGTAGCATAGCGATGTGCGTGGGCGTGTCGCTGATAAATCTATATGCCTTGCGCGTGGTGCGTAAGCTCTCTAGCTGCTCTGTGTAATCAACTATGCGTAAATCATAGGGATCTTGTAGGAAAAATCGCACTTGATCTGTGTCTTTTGTCGATGGGTCTTGCGTGCCTAGGATAAGGGTTAGGGAGCGGATCTTGTGTGCGTGGGTGGAGAGATACTCTAGGGCTTTGGCATTGAAGTAGCCACTGATTATAGCGATGTCGCAGCTGTGGTCCTCAAAGCTGTGGAGTATGGACTCTATACTGCTAGCTAGGGTGTTTGGCGGCTCGTTGGTGATGAGATTGGATCGTGTGAGATTGGTGGGGGCTGTGCGGATCTGTGTGGGGGCAGAGCTGGATTCTAGTGTGGGGCTACTTTGCTGCTGCCCCCCCCTAATCGACTTTTGGCAGTGGTGCTAGACTCTTGCAAATGCTTCATCGCTTGAAATGCTCCTTAGAGAGTGTGGGTCTTGGATTGTGGGCTAGCTTTAAGCGTGTGCTTAAAGCTAGAGAAGTTATAGGGCGAAGTCTTTGATCTTGTCAAATTCTAGGTATTTATAGACTTTAGAGGTGTCTTGCCCTAGCTTTTGTGGGACTATTTGGAGGTATTCTTCAAGGCTTGGAAGTCGCCCGAGCTTGGCACACACCGCGCCTAGCTCCGCGCTGCCTAGATAGACTTGCGCGCCTTTACCCATACGATTGTCGAAGTTTCTTGTAGAGGTGGAGAAGACCACGGCATTATCTTTCACGCGCGCTTGATTGCCCATACAAAGGCTGCAGCCGGGCACTTCGATCCTAGCACCTGCTGCGCCAAAGAGAGAGAAGTAGCCCTCATCGCTTAGCTGCTTAGAATCCATTTTTGTAGGAGGCACAAGCCAAGTGCGTGTGGCAGACTGCCCTTCGTTTTTCATAATCTCGCCAAACGCCCTAAAATGCCCGATATTTGTCATACAGCTACCGATGAAGACTTCATCGATATTTTTGGGGCGTTTAGGATCTGCTAGGATCTCGCTTAGTGTGGCTACATCATCAGGGTCATTGGGGCAGGCTAGGATAGGATCTGTGATTTCATTTAGATCAATCTCAATCACCGCGGCATACTCGGCATCTTTATCCGCTCTTAGCAAGACGGGGTTATTGATCCACTCGCGCATTTTTTCCGCGCGGCGTGCTAGGGTCTTGGCATCGCCATAGCCGTCTTTGATCATTGCGTTGATGAGTGAAATATTGGATTCTAGGTATTCGATTATGGGCTCTTTGTTTAAGGCTATGGTGCAAGCAGCCGCACTGCGCTCGGCACTCGCATCACTTAGCTCAAACGCCTGCTCGACTTTGATATTTTCTAGCCCTTCGATCTCTAGGATTTTGCCGCTGAAGATGTTCTTTTTGTTTTGCTTGGGGACGGTTAGGAGTCCTTGCTTGATAGCGTAGTAAGGGATCGCATTGACAAGATCGCGCAGGGTGATGCCCGGATTCATCTTGCCTTTGAAGCGCACAAGCACGGATTCTGGCATATTAAGTGGCATAGAGCCTGTAACTGCCGCAAAGGCTACAAGCCCGCTGCCTGCTGGGAAGCTAATGCCTATGGGGAAGCGAGTGTGTGAGTCTCCACCTGTGCCAACGGTATCTGGCAGGCAGAAGCGATTGAGCCACGAGTGGATCACGCCATCTTTAGGGCGTAGGGCGACACCACCGCGATTGCGCATAAAATCTGGCAAAGTCGCTTGCAAGCTCACATCAGCAGGCTTGGGGTAGGCTGCTGTGTGGCAGAAGCTTTGCATCACAAAATCCGCGCTATAACTTAGGCTGGCAAGCTCTTTGACTTCATCGCGAGTCATAGCACCGGTGGTGTCTTGGCTGCCCACGGTGGTGGCGATTGGCTCGCAGTATTCGCCTGCTCTAACCCCATCTTTGCCGCACGCGCGACCGACCATTTTCTGCGCTAGGGTGAAGCCCTTGGTGCTAGATTGTGGCTGGGCAGGCTTGGCAAAGCCCTCAAACTCGCCTAGCCCTAGGAATTTACGCGCCTTGTTGGTAAGCCCTCGCCCGATGATAAGGGGGATCCTCCCGCCCGCGCGGATTTCATCAAAGATTGTATTTGGGCTTAAGGTGAATTTGCTTACCACCTCGCCATTTTTCACAATCTCGCCACTATAAGGCTTAAGCGTGATAATATCGCCCTCTTTTAGCTTATCGACATTGGCTACCACAGGCAAGCAGCCGCTATCTTCACAAGTGGCAAAAAATATTGGCGCGATAATGCCGCCTATCACAAAGCCGCCGCTTTTTTTGTTTGGCACAAATGGAATGTCATTGCCAAAATGCCATACGATAGAGTTGCAAGCGGATTTGCGGCTGCTACCTGTGCCGACCACATCGCCGACATACACGACACTAGCACCATTATCCTTGGCGATTTTTTTGATATTTTCTATGCGAGATTCGTAGTTATCTATGCGGCTTTTTAGCATAGCTTTAGCGTGAGTGGGTATATCACTTCTGGTGAAAGCATCGCTTGCTGGGCTTAGGTCATCGGTGTTGGTCTCGCCATCGATTTTAAGCACGGCAAGCTTAATCTCCTCTGGCAAGGCAGGCTTATGCAAAAACCACTCTGCATTTGCCCACGACTCGATGATTTCTTTTGCTAGGGTAGAAGTTTTGCTCATCGCCGCAATGGTATCAAAGGTGTCATAGATAAGCAGTGTGTGCTTTAGCCCATTTGCTGCGGTTTGTGCTACTTGCTTGTCGCTATTTTCTAGGGCTTTGATGAGATAGGGGACATTGTAGCCTCCTAGCATTGTGCCAAGTAGCTTTGCTGCTAGCTCTGGGGAGATGCTCTTGCAGGATTTGCCGGCGATGATCTCGCCTAAAAATTCAGCCTTAAGCTTGGCTCCTTCATCGACTCCGGGGCTTACGCGATTGGTGAGCAAATCAAGTGCGAAGTCTTGCTCCTCCTTGCTAGCAGCGGAATCTAGCAGGATTTTGATCACTTCGCTAACTTGCGTTTGCGTAAGTGGTAGTGGTGGGACGCCTTCTTTGGCTCGCTCTTGCACGGCGTTGTTGTAGTCTGTGATAAATGCTTGCATTGGGGTTCTCCTTTTCATTGTTGGGGTTGCTTTGAGAATTTCTAGTATAGCAAATCTTGCGCTAGCATAAGTTTAATTATTTCTTAACTTTTCTTTGTTTTATGCTTTGCAGTATGTGGCGTATAGCAGGATTTGCCTATGGCTTACAATCCGCCAAATCGCCTTGTGCGTGAGTGAAACTCCTCAATAATGCGCGCTAGCTCGTTGGTATTAAAATCTGGCCACAGCGTCTGGGTGAAAGCTAGCTCGGCATAGCTTGCTTGCCATAACAAAAAGTTTGAGAGTCGCTGCTCGCCACCTGTGCGGATAAGCAAATCCACATCGGGCATATCTGCAGTATCAAGCGCATTGGCTAGAGTGGATTCTAGGGCTTTGGCGGCTTCTTGCGGATCATCACTAAGCTTTGGGCTTGCTAGCACAATCTTGTGGCAGGCTCTGGTGATCTCATTGCGCGAGCCGTAGTTTAGGGCTAGGGTTTGGGTCAAGTTTGTGTAGTGGGAGGTGGAGGATTCTAGGTCTAAGATTAGATGCTTTAATGGCTGGGAGAAGAAGTCTATATCCCCAATCGCGCGGAATCTAATGGCATTGTCGTGGTAGGTCTTGGCTTCATCGCGCAAATATCGCTCTAAAAGCTTCATAAGGAAATCGACCTCTGTTTTGGGGCGATTCCAATTCTCTGTGGAGAAGGCATAGAGTGTGAGATAGCCTATATCGTGCTTGGCGCACCAATTTGTGATCGTGCGGACATTGCTCGCGCCTTTTTTATGTCCTGCTTGTCGTGGCTTGCCTTGTAGCTGTGCCCATCTGCCGTTGCCGTCCATAATGATTGCTAGGTGCATTGTATATCCTTTTTTTTGGTGGATTCGGCTTTGCGCGATAAATCGTGGATTGCTTCGCGCGTGCTGCAGTTACATACGCCAAGTATGCGCCCTTGCACGCACTCGCAAAACCCCGATTTATCATCGCAAATCCTAGAATCCTTTGTTTGCTCTTGTAGAGTTTGAGTGGTTTAAAAGTGGATTCTAGCCTAGAATCCACTTTTGCTGCTGCCTATTCACTTGGCTACAAAGCACATTTTGAGCCGTTTTCAATCCTTTGTGCTCGTGTAGAGTTTGGGTGGTTTCAAAAGTGGATTCTAGACTAGAATCCACTTTTGACATTGCTGCTTTTCTTGCTGCTCTAGAATCCACTTTCGCGCCTTATGACTAGATCCAATCACTTCCCCAAGCAAAACTGCCCAAACATACTATCAAGCACTTCTTCACTATTGTAGGGGTGGGTGATATGCCCTATGGATTCTAGGGCATCTTTGATATGGTAGGCAAACAGCTCTAATTCTAGGGAGTCTAGCTTGGTGCAAGCACTTTGTATATGGGCTTGTGTTTGTGCGATTGCCTCTTGCTGGTAGGGTGCGCTTAGGATAATGTCTTGGTAGGATTCTTGGGCTAGGGCTTGTGCGATCGCGCTATAAAGTATGCTAGCAGTGGCGGATTTATCTAGGGCATTTACCGCGATTGTAGCGGCAGAAGTGGATTCTAGGCTTTGGAGTGTGGCTGAATCTAGTCTGCTTGGGAGGTCGCATTTGTTGATTATAGGGAGTATTTTGGGGGGGCTTTGGCGGCTTGCGCCCTCTTCTTGCACGAGTGCTATTATCGCTTCATCTTGAGTATCTAGAGGGCTAGAGCCATCGAAAACGACAAGGATTATGCTCGCTTCTTTTAGGGCTTGGAGGCTCTTTTCTATGCCTTTGGATTCTAGGGGGTCGGTGCTTTGGTGTATGCCAGCGGTGTCAATAAGCCGCACGCGGTGAGATCCTATCAGCAACTCCTCTTCAATGCTATCGCGCGTGGTGCCGGCTATGGGAGAGGTGATGGCGCGATCATAGAGCAAAAGTGCATTAAGCAAGGAGGACTTGCCGACATTTGGCTTGCCGATAAGGCAAAGGCTGTGGCATTGATTGGGGCGAGCTTTGGAAAAGGTGTAGATATTGCTTAGGCGCGTGGCAAGGGCATCTAGCATAGAGTGGATTCTAGTGATAATATCGCTTGGAATGTCTTCTTCACTATAATCAATCATCACTTCTGTGTGAGCTAGGGCGTTTATAAGGCTTATGCGCACTTGCTTTACAAACGCTCCTAAATCGCCTTTTAGCTGCTTGGCTAATGCGCTTTGGAAAGAGGCGTCCCTTGTGGCAATCATCTGGGCTATGGCGTTTGCTTGAGCGAGATCTAAGCGACCATTGAGATAAGCGCGCTTGGTAAATTCCCCAGCCCTAGCGATCCTAGCTCCTAGGGCTAGGCATTGGCTTAGGATTTTGCTGCCGATGATCTCGCCGCCGTGGCACTGAAACTCCACGACTTCTTCACAAGTGTAGCTTCTTGGCGCGGCAAAATACAGCACTATGGCTTCATCGATAAGCGCGCCTTGCGTGTCATAGAGTGTGCGTAAGGCGGCGTAGCGTGGGGTGGGGAGCTGGTCTTTGATGATGGCTTGGGCGATTTGGGGGGCTAGCTCGCCACTCACACGCACGATACAAATCCCACCCACACCACTAGGGGTAGCAATAGCAGCTATGGTATCTTGCATATAAGTCCAGAATCTAGCGGTAAAAATCGTTAATCACGATATACCGCTCATTTTGGGCGTTTTGGCGGAAAGAGATGTATTTATCCGGAAATGTATCGCGGAGCTTTTTTAGCGCGATAAAGGCTAGAATCCCATCAAGCGGCTTGGTCTGGGCTTTGCCCTCTCGGCGCACTTCATTGATGATACCTACCAAATACGCCTCTATGGCTTCTTCTTGGTTTTGCAAAAATTGCGCGATTTCTAGGCGGATATTGTAGCCATAAGTGGGCTGGATCCAATTAAAAAGCAAGTAGGATAGGGCTTTGTAGCGGTAGCCTCTCTCACCGATCAATAAGGCAGAATCCGCTCCATCTAAGAAGATATAGAGCGTTTGTGGATCACAGAAGCTTACTTGAATCGTGTGGATTTTGTAGGGCATAAAGCTTAGCATTTCTTCAATAGCAGCGGTGATTTCTGCGATGATTTCGTCTTTTGTCTGAAATATTTGTGTCGTTTCTGGAGAATCTTTGAAAAACTCTGATGCGTTAAAAAACTCTTGATCTGTGGCTTGTGTAGGCTGGTGTAGCGCGGCACTCTGTGGTGCATGGGCGTGTGGGATAGGGGCTGTGGCGTGGGGCTTGTCTTTTAGACTAACGACAATAGTCGCTGGCTTTTTAAATAAGCCCAAAAACCCGCTAGATTCATACTGGATAACTTCATATTCTAGCTCCGTGACAGAGCAGCCAAACTCTAAAGCCGCTTGGCTTAATGCCTCTTGCAATGTCGGTGCAGTGATTTTTTTCATCGGTGTTATTCCTTGGTTTTTGGTTTGGTCTTTTGGGCGTGGTCTTTGCTAGGCTTTTTGTGCTTGGCGATTTCTACGGCTCTTTGCTTATCGATGATTTTGTTGATGACAAGCTGCATACCGATAGCAAAGATGTTGTTGATCGTCCAATACAGCACAAGCCCCGCTGGGAAAGTGATAAGGAAAAGCGTGAAAATAATAGGCAAAAGCTTGAAAATCCTTGCTTGCATAGGGTCTAGGGTATTTGGTGTGAGAGCTTGCTGGATATACATACTAGCCCCCATAAGAATAGGCAAGATAAAGTAAGGATCCATTACTGATAGATCGTGTATCCATAGAATCCACTGCGAGCTTTTAAGCTCCACAGCATTATAGAGCACGCGATAAATAGCGAAGAATACGGGGATTTGTAGTAGTAGTGGCAAGCAGCCACCAAGTGGGTTTGCGCCGTGCTTTTTGTAGAGCTGCATCATATGCATTTGCATTTTTTGCGGATCGCCTTTGTATTGCTCTTGGATTTCTTTCATTTTAGGCGTGAGATCTTTAAGCCGCTGCATACTCATAATACCCTTATAGCTAAGAGGGAAGAGGATTAGTCGCACAATAATCGTAAGCCCGATAATCGCCCAGCCCCAATTCCCCATAAGCATATAGAGCCACTCTAGGAGTAAAAATACCGGTTTAGCAAAAAAGGTGATAAGCCCATACTCCACGACATCAGTGAGCGGCTCGTAAATGGATTTTAGCAGCTGATAATTTTTGGGTCCTACATAGCCCTCTAGCTCGATATTAGAATCTAGCATAATATAGGGGATCGGGTGCTTTTTGCTATCGCCGACAACCTGTGCGTGCAGCCCTCGCACATCGCGTGTGAAAAGTAGCGTAGTGAAGTAGCGATCTGATGCAGAGATAAAAGGCACTTGTGTGAAAGACTGCCCCTCTAGCTTGGCGTCTTTGTCTTCGATTTTTTCTATGGTGCCTTTTAATCCATCGCTTTTTAGCACAACGCCGTGGAACGCATAGCCATCATCATCAGCAACCGGGCGCATACCGCTTGAGAGCGCGTAAGGTGTGGGCTTGGACATAGCGATATTTATGGTGTATTTCAAGCCATCATCATCATAGAAAAACTGCAGAGTTTTGGTTATGGTCATATTTGGCATTGTTTGCGTGAGTGTGAGCGTTTGTGGTGTGCCGTTGTTCTCTAAGGTGATATGGGCGTTTGAAGCCTTGTAGGTGGTGCTTGTGGCGTGGGCGTTTAGGGCTTGATCTTGGAAGCGGATCTCTAGTGGTAGAATAGTCTGTGGCGCGAAAAGTGGGAGTTTTTCTTGGGGTGTGGATTCTGCGGAGTTTAGCCCAAAGAGCTTGCCCAAATGGCTAAAAAAGCCTTCTTGTCTTGGGGCGGTGAATTTCTTGTCTTTCAAATAGACTTGTGCGATTCTCCCTAGATCATCAATCTCTACTTCCACGCTACTAGAAACAACGCGCGAGATGATAGGGCGTGCAGGTGCTTGAAATGGACTATCTTGGCTGGCTTGTGGGGCTTGATTGTGAGCAAAGTTGGGAGAGTCTGCTTGACTTGTGCTAGATTCTGTGGAGTCTAGCGATTTTGCTGTGTTTGCTTGCTCGCGCTTCTGCTGGGCTTTGCTTGGGTCTTGCACAAAGTAGCTGTAAATAATAATGAAGATAAAAGAAACAACAACGGCAAGTAGCACTCGAGAATTGGTATCATCTTTTTTCATTCGCGTATCCTTCTAAAATTTATATTTGTGTAAGGCTCTTGCTAGCTTTTTGTAGCTGTTTGGTAGAGACATCTGCAGTATGCGGGATTGAGATTGCATTACTTACTCCTAAGTGCTGGAATGATGGCATAGCAAGTAGCGTCTTGCGCGCTCTTGTGCGTATGGATAGGGACATACCAATACACAAAGTCTTGGGCGTGTGTGGATTCTAGGTCAATGCCCTTTGTAACTCCTATGCTATGTGCTAGAAATCGCTTTTTGATGATCGGGTATTCTATCCCGCCTTGTGCGAAAGGCTGGCAGCGCATAAGGCGATAAGCTATCTTCATCATCGCGTGAAGTGGATTCTCGTGTGTCAAAAGCAAACAAGCATAATGCGAACAAGTCGGGTAAAATCTACACGAGCTACCAAATAGCGGCGATAGAAGCACCTTATACAATCGCCATAGTCCCAGCACCATAGCCACCGCGATTTTGCTGCCTTTTTTGCGTGTGAGCAAAGCTGTCTGTCTTGCTACTATCATACTACATCACAGAATCTAGCAAGATTGCTTTGGTTGTGAATTTTAGCATAGGCATTTGTGGGCTTGTGTGCTGTTTCTCGCGAGCATTGAGCCACGCACAGGCTATCCTTGCTATGATTGCTTATGCTGTGAGACATTGCTTTATTTGCTGGGCTATGCATTGCTTGGGTGCGTGGGGCTTGGCTAGGCTTGGCTTTTGCCTTGTGTAAATGCTGCAGGATAAAGGCTAGCGTTTTGTGGAGTGAGTCTTGCAGCTCTGCAAAGCTCAAATCCGCTACACCGGGCTTAGCGACAAATACCAAGCACAATCCATACGCGATCTGCTCATTTGCACTGCATATCGCACGCACGCGTCTTTTTAGGCGGTTGCGCACTACGGCATTGCCAACTTTGCGAGAGATACTAAGCCCGAGCCTTGAAGGCTGCTTAGGAGAATCGTGATCGCGGTATAGGTGGGTGTTTGTGTGGGATCCTAGCGGGCTAGAGATCTTGCACACATAAAGCGTGAAGCCTTTAGCATAGCGCGAAAACCCACGCTTATAGACAAAGTCAAATTCTTGCTTGGTTTTAAGTGAATCCATAGCGACCTACTAGCGTTAGATTGCGAGTCGTTTGCGTCCTTTGGCGCGTCTTGCATTGATGACTCGGCGACCATTTTTTGTCTTCATTCTCTCGCGGAATCCGTGTGTCCTCTTGCGTGGTGTGTTGTGTGGTTGGTAAGTCCTTTTCATAAAAACCCTTTAAATTAAGTGTAAAGCGCGGATTCTAGCATAGCTTGCCTTAGGTATAGCTTGAAAATCTCTGTATTTACTTTTTGGCTATATCGTTGCATTGTTATTTTAGTATTGCTAGGAGTTGGTGTGTATAGGGGTGTTTATATAGCTCTTGGATTGGTGTTTGCTGTGTGGCTTGGTGGGTGCGCTCGCTTTGGCATTACGGCGGATTTTAGCGCGACAAAAGATGAGCTAGATATGCTTAAGCAAACAAGTGGCATAGAGATAAAAGCCTTGAAGCAAGGGGGCGTGAGCTATCAAAAGGGCGTGCAGATCTTGCGCTCTAGGCTTGTGGATTCTAGTGTGCAAGTTGAGCTTGGGCAAAAAGACATAGCCCATAGCGTGATTGTCCTTTATATCAGTGCGCAGCTAACGCCATCTGCAGCACAAAAGCACTCCGCACAATCCCTACTCTTTAGCCCGGCAAATATTAGTGCGCATATAGGAGGCGTGGCATTAGAGGTGGTGGATTATGACAGGCTGCGCAAGGGTGATTATGACTTTATTGAGATTTTGCAAGATTTCAATATCCCCACGCCCACGCCTAGTGTAAATGCCCAAATGGTGCATTATAATATCTCACCATTTTATTATGTGGCAAGTCCGGGGTTTTTATATTTCCCGCTTATGGCAAGCCCATTTATGATAGAAAATCCAAGCACAATCGCCTATGCACAAGAGAAGCGCGGTGCGCTTAAAGTGCTACTAATGAATGCCTTGCGAGAATCTAGCTTATCAAGCGACAAGGCACAAGGCGGCTTTGTTGTCATCAAGGACAAGGGCATTAAGCACAATGGCATAATGATAGTAGAAGTGCGGATTGTGGGTGAAGTGCATAGATTTGCCTTTAGGCTAGAGAAGTTAAAGTAGCAGTATGAATCACACACCATTTGATACGATTCTCAAAGCGCGAAATAATTACATAAAAAGCGTGCGTAAAGCTAGGCAGCCTAACGCCCCCAAGCCTAGCGGCGTAGAATCTACACAGGATTCTACTAAGAGTATCGCCCTAAACAATGCCAAAGAGCAATTTGTCTTAAAAGTTTCAATGTTTAGCGCGCTATTTTTAGCAGTATTTGGCGTGGGCTTTGGTGTGTGGATACAGAGCAAGGCGGTGATTTTTGATGGCTTTGTCGCGCTTATTAGCGTGGGGCTTGGTGCGCTTAGCGTGATCACTTCGCGCTACATCTATAAAGAAGATGATGATGTGTTTCAATACGGCTATGTGCGCTTTGAGCCTATGGTGAATTTTTTTAAATCATTGATTTTGGTGCTTGTGTGTTTGTATGCGTTTATCACTGCGCTAGAGAGTATATTTTCTGGTGGGTATGAGGTGCTGCTTGATGGGGCGGTGCTTTACACGCTGTGTGCTTTTGGCTTTTGTGCGCTGCTATTTGGCTATACGAGTGTGTATGCTAAGAGGCTAGATTCTGATCTCATCGGCGTGGATAATACAGAGTGGAAAATTGATTGTATCTTGTATCTAGGCACGCTTAGTGCATTTGCCTTGCTCTATGTGCTGCTAACTCCACTGCAATCGCACAATATAGAATCCCTGCGCAGTCTTATCCCCCTGGATTCTAGCCAGATTTTAATCCTCTCGCGCTATATTGATCCGGGGTTGCTTGCGATTTTGTCGCTGCTTTTATGTGTGAGTCCTGTGCGGATTTGTATCGCGAATTTTAAAGATCTCATTATGGTCGCGCCAAAGGATCTTGATGAGAAAATTACGCAGATTATGGAAGAGCTTAGTCAAAAGTTTGGCTTTGGTGATTATGATACACATACAGCAAAATCGGGGCGGTTCTATATGATAGAGATCAATATCTTAGTAGATTCTACGACAGATTGCGCGATCGCTTCTATCGATGATTTTGATAAAATCCGCGATCATATTGAAGCAGCCCTTGAGATCCCAAGCTATAAAATCTGGCTGTCTGTGAGCTTCACGGCTAATCCCAAATGGCTTTAGGCAGTGGGTATGCTAGCTTGACAAATTGCGCGTGCTTTTTGCTACAATAATCCACCACACAAACACAAAGAGTCAATATGAAAGATCTTATCATTGTAGAATCCCCAGCTAAAGCCAAGACGATTAAGGCATTTTTAGGCGATGGGTATGAAGTCATCGCGTCTAAAGGACATATTCGCGATTTGCCTAAATTTTCTTTCGGGATCAAGGTGGAAAATAGGCACTTTATCCCAGAGTATCAAATCCCTAGCGATCACAAAGAGCTTGTATCCCAGATCCAAAAGCTCTCCAAAAAGGCAAAGACTACTTACATCGCCACCGATGAAGATCGAGAGGGAGAAGCCATAGGCTATCACATCACACAAGCAATCGATAACACAAAGCCGCTAGAATCTTTCCCGCGCATAGTCTTCCACGAGATCACC encodes the following:
- a CDS encoding cation diffusion facilitator family transporter; translated protein: MNHTPFDTILKARNNYIKSVRKARQPNAPKPSGVESTQDSTKSIALNNAKEQFVLKVSMFSALFLAVFGVGFGVWIQSKAVIFDGFVALISVGLGALSVITSRYIYKEDDDVFQYGYVRFEPMVNFFKSLILVLVCLYAFITALESIFSGGYEVLLDGAVLYTLCAFGFCALLFGYTSVYAKRLDSDLIGVDNTEWKIDCILYLGTLSAFALLYVLLTPLQSHNIESLRSLIPLDSSQILILSRYIDPGLLAILSLLLCVSPVRICIANFKDLIMVAPKDLDEKITQIMEELSQKFGFGDYDTHTAKSGRFYMIEINILVDSTTDCAIASIDDFDKIRDHIEAALEIPSYKIWLSVSFTANPKWL